One stretch of Variovorax sp. TBS-050B DNA includes these proteins:
- a CDS encoding alpha/beta fold hydrolase: MASVLPSTGLYTDPPPWRTDALAVSHGHVLHVAQSGNPAGLCAVVLHGGPGSGSSPLLRRFFDPARYRIVAIDQRGAGRSRPRGATAHNRTADLLDDLRHVRGQLGIARWLVVGGSWGATLALAHAASEPKAVAGLLLRAVFVPCADGIADFFQDRAGRAPAAWERFAASAPADQRHDMLGFLARGLGARGDGSGDAAEARRLALAWWRWERTLAGGMPAPDDNEPGAEALDALVDRYRVQSHYLLQRCWLDAPPLLDRLHALPRVPTLLLHARDDRVCPPEGAQAVHGRIAHSRLQWIGEGAGHDPAHPAMARAMVAALDRFAGHGDFGAEEETAAP; the protein is encoded by the coding sequence ATGGCCTCCGTGCTCCCCTCCACCGGCCTGTACACCGACCCTCCACCCTGGCGCACCGATGCACTGGCGGTGTCGCACGGCCACGTGCTGCACGTGGCGCAGAGCGGCAACCCGGCGGGCCTCTGCGCGGTGGTGCTGCATGGCGGCCCCGGCTCGGGCAGCTCGCCGCTGCTGCGGCGCTTCTTCGATCCGGCGCGCTACCGCATCGTCGCCATCGACCAGCGCGGCGCCGGTCGCAGCCGTCCGCGCGGCGCCACGGCGCACAACCGGACGGCCGATCTGCTCGACGACCTGCGCCATGTGCGCGGACAGCTCGGCATCGCGCGCTGGCTCGTCGTCGGCGGCTCCTGGGGCGCCACGCTGGCGCTCGCGCATGCGGCTTCCGAGCCGAAAGCCGTAGCCGGGCTGCTGCTGCGCGCGGTCTTCGTACCCTGCGCTGATGGCATCGCGGACTTCTTCCAGGACCGTGCGGGCCGCGCGCCCGCAGCGTGGGAGCGCTTCGCCGCGAGCGCGCCCGCGGACCAGCGCCACGACATGCTCGGCTTTCTGGCGCGCGGCCTCGGCGCGCGCGGCGACGGCAGCGGCGATGCAGCCGAAGCGCGGCGGCTCGCGCTCGCCTGGTGGCGCTGGGAACGCACGCTGGCCGGCGGCATGCCCGCGCCGGACGACAACGAACCCGGTGCCGAGGCGCTCGATGCCCTCGTCGACCGCTACCGCGTACAGAGCCACTACCTGCTGCAACGCTGCTGGCTCGATGCGCCGCCGCTGCTCGACCGGCTGCACGCGTTGCCGCGCGTGCCCACCCTGCTGCTGCATGCGCGCGACGACCGCGTGTGCCCGCCCGAGGGCGCGCAGGCGGTGCACGGCCGCATCGCGCACAGCCGGCTGCAATGGATCGGCGAGGGCGCCGGTCACGATCCTGCGCATCCGGCGATGGCGCGTGCGATGGTGGCCGCGCTCGACCGCTTCGCGGGCCACGGCGACTTCGGCGCCGAAGAGGAGACCGCCGCGCCATGA
- a CDS encoding CocE/NonD family hydrolase produces MSDQDTSSSAWRVPPGSYLARRPAVLALPQRPRSVYVTMRDGCRLAVDVYLPQDAAGTAAPARVPTIAVFTPYYRRFATASAGVEPSPNCGRYRDFFVPRGYAVVVVDVRGTGASFGTRDALRSPKERDDYREIADWIVQQPWSDGCIGATGISYLGAAAVFLASTGHPAVKAIAPLFAVTDIYTDQLYVGGVLSTIWTGRYDELMTALDHDDRPALAKFAYYGDPALEGPQPVDDDADGSLLAAALRQHRNNCRLGDWAREVPFQRDAVLHDPALTLDACSPGHYARLIPEDVAIYSVSGWYDGAGYSNSAITRFLTLAGHRHRLLLGPWDHGARSNVSPWREQADAQFPLLAEVLRFFDRHLCGHDNGLDDEQPVHYFTMHDERWQAADAWPPVPHATRFHPDADGMLSRRPGEAARDAYQVDFTVGTGTQTRLERLGAAGVEHYYPDWTERQVQYLHYTSAPLDAPAELTGHVTAQLLVTASETDAALYVYLTEVLADGSCRYVTEGTLRALHREGLSTSPDYVASWPVNTFDRASAKLLVPGEPARLTFALLPVSWTFAAGSRIRLSIGGSDFGHGPQVPHGRPPRIEILRGPEATWFDLPLRHQPA; encoded by the coding sequence ATGTCCGACCAAGACACCTCTTCCAGCGCCTGGCGTGTGCCGCCCGGCAGCTATCTGGCGCGCCGCCCCGCGGTGCTGGCGCTGCCCCAACGGCCGCGCTCGGTCTACGTCACCATGCGCGACGGCTGCCGGCTGGCGGTCGACGTCTATCTGCCGCAGGACGCGGCCGGTACGGCAGCACCCGCCCGCGTGCCGACGATCGCCGTCTTCACGCCGTACTACCGGCGCTTCGCCACCGCCAGCGCGGGCGTGGAGCCCAGCCCCAACTGCGGGCGCTACCGCGACTTCTTCGTGCCGCGCGGCTATGCGGTGGTGGTGGTGGACGTGCGCGGCACCGGCGCCAGCTTCGGCACGCGCGATGCGTTGCGCTCGCCCAAGGAGCGCGACGACTACCGGGAGATCGCGGACTGGATCGTGCAGCAGCCCTGGAGCGACGGCTGCATCGGCGCCACCGGCATCTCCTACCTCGGCGCGGCGGCCGTCTTCCTGGCCAGCACCGGCCACCCGGCCGTCAAGGCGATCGCGCCGCTGTTCGCCGTCACCGACATCTACACCGACCAGCTCTACGTCGGCGGCGTGCTGTCCACCATCTGGACCGGCCGCTACGACGAGCTGATGACGGCGCTCGACCACGACGACCGTCCCGCCCTCGCGAAGTTCGCGTACTACGGCGACCCGGCGCTCGAAGGCCCGCAGCCGGTCGACGACGACGCCGACGGCAGCCTGCTGGCCGCGGCGCTGCGCCAGCACCGCAACAACTGCCGGCTCGGCGACTGGGCGCGCGAGGTGCCGTTCCAGCGCGATGCGGTGCTGCACGACCCGGCGCTGACGCTCGATGCCTGCAGCCCCGGGCACTACGCGCGGCTGATCCCCGAGGACGTGGCGATCTACTCCGTCTCGGGCTGGTACGACGGCGCCGGCTACAGCAACTCGGCCATCACCCGCTTCCTGACGCTCGCGGGGCACCGGCACCGCCTGCTGCTGGGGCCGTGGGACCATGGCGCCCGGAGCAATGTCTCGCCCTGGCGCGAACAGGCCGACGCGCAGTTCCCGCTGCTGGCGGAAGTGCTCCGGTTCTTCGACCGCCATCTGTGCGGCCACGACAACGGCCTGGACGACGAGCAGCCGGTGCACTACTTCACCATGCACGACGAGCGCTGGCAGGCGGCCGATGCCTGGCCGCCGGTGCCGCACGCCACCCGTTTTCACCCCGATGCAGACGGCATGCTGTCGCGCCGGCCCGGCGAAGCGGCACGCGACGCGTACCAGGTCGACTTCACGGTCGGCACCGGCACGCAGACGCGGCTGGAACGGCTCGGCGCCGCGGGCGTCGAGCACTACTACCCGGACTGGACCGAGCGCCAGGTCCAGTACCTGCACTACACGAGCGCGCCGCTGGACGCGCCGGCCGAGCTGACGGGCCACGTCACCGCGCAACTGCTCGTCACCGCGTCCGAGACCGATGCGGCGCTGTACGTGTACCTCACGGAGGTGCTGGCCGACGGCAGTTGCCGCTACGTGACCGAGGGAACGCTGCGCGCGCTGCACCGCGAGGGCCTGTCGACCTCGCCCGACTACGTCGCGAGCTGGCCGGTCAACACCTTCGACCGGGCCTCGGCGAAGCTGCTCGTGCCGGGCGAACCCGCGCGGCTCACCTTCGCGCTGCTGCCCGTGTCATGGACCTTCGCGGCCGGCAGCCGCATCCGGCTGTCGATCGGCGGCAGCGACTTCGGGCACGGCCCGCAGGTGCCGCACGGCCGGCCGCCCCGGATCGAGATCCTGCGCGGCCCGGAGGCGACCTGGTTCGACCTGCCGCTGCGGCATCAGCCCGCCTGA
- a CDS encoding tripartite tricarboxylate transporter substrate binding protein yields the protein MPHPSRRSFLSLLAAAGAGAAWFPMQAGAQPAWPTRAIRLVVPQGPGSGSDVIARLLGDRLAQHLGQPVVVDNQPAANGLVALGSAAKAAADGYTLVLVGVSQVAFNPALYKNLPYDPAKDFRYLAPVADTPFVLVASNASGIQTFAQFVETAKRKKGRMTFGSAGIGNSTHIAMELIAATAGVKLEHIPYKGSAAAFTAVLSGEVDAMVNVVGPSLGQVEAGRVKAVAVLGGTRVPQWPRVPTVREAGLDVPPMPGWYALAAPAGLDSAIATRFDAALRKVMAEPAITARLTELSLSPMTGGEAEIRQRAVADTAFWGEFIRRHDIRVE from the coding sequence ATGCCCCATCCCAGCCGACGCTCCTTCCTTTCCCTGCTCGCAGCGGCCGGTGCCGGCGCCGCATGGTTCCCGATGCAGGCCGGCGCGCAGCCGGCCTGGCCCACGCGCGCCATCCGCCTGGTCGTGCCGCAGGGGCCGGGCTCCGGTTCCGACGTGATCGCGCGTCTGCTCGGCGACCGGCTGGCGCAGCATCTCGGCCAGCCCGTGGTGGTGGACAACCAGCCGGCCGCCAACGGCCTGGTGGCGCTCGGGTCCGCGGCCAAGGCCGCCGCCGACGGATACACGCTGGTCCTGGTGGGCGTGTCGCAGGTCGCCTTCAATCCCGCCCTGTACAAGAACCTGCCCTACGACCCGGCGAAGGACTTCCGCTACCTCGCGCCCGTGGCCGACACGCCCTTCGTCCTGGTCGCGAGCAACGCCAGCGGCATCCAGACCTTCGCGCAGTTCGTCGAGACGGCGAAGCGCAAGAAGGGCCGCATGACCTTCGGCAGTGCCGGCATCGGCAATTCGACCCACATCGCGATGGAGCTGATCGCCGCCACCGCCGGCGTGAAGCTGGAACACATTCCGTACAAGGGCTCGGCGGCGGCCTTCACCGCGGTCCTGTCGGGCGAGGTGGACGCGATGGTCAACGTGGTCGGCCCCTCGCTCGGCCAAGTCGAGGCGGGCCGGGTGAAGGCCGTGGCCGTGCTGGGCGGCACGCGCGTCCCGCAATGGCCCCGGGTGCCGACGGTCCGGGAGGCCGGGCTCGACGTGCCGCCCATGCCGGGCTGGTACGCCCTGGCCGCACCGGCGGGCCTGGATTCCGCCATCGCGACCCGCTTCGATGCCGCGCTGCGCAAGGTGATGGCCGAACCCGCCATCACGGCGAGGCTGACCGAACTCTCGCTGTCGCCGATGACCGGCGGCGAGGCCGAGATCCGCCAGCGCGCAGTGGCCGACACGGCGTTCTGGGGCGAGTTCATCCGCCGGCACGACATCCGGGTCGAGTGA
- a CDS encoding response regulator gives MIRVMLVDDHALVRMGFRMLLADAQIEVAAEADTGEQACQDYPQVRPDLVVMDLSMPGMGGLEALRRLLAHDAKARVLALSAHEDTVHPRRVLRAGALGYLAKRSAPDALIAAVRAVARGERYIDAGTAQALATAQIEGEANPADLLSEREFSVFLQLARGMTVAQIAGTLNLSLSTVGSHLYRIKQKLGAANQAELTWVALRWGLVQV, from the coding sequence ATGATCCGCGTGATGCTGGTGGACGACCATGCGCTCGTGCGCATGGGCTTTCGCATGCTGCTGGCCGACGCGCAGATCGAGGTGGCGGCCGAGGCCGACACCGGCGAACAGGCCTGCCAGGACTATCCGCAGGTGCGGCCCGACCTCGTGGTCATGGACCTGTCGATGCCCGGCATGGGCGGCCTCGAAGCCTTGCGGCGCCTGCTGGCCCACGATGCGAAGGCGCGCGTGCTCGCGCTGTCGGCGCACGAGGACACGGTCCATCCGCGCCGCGTGCTGCGCGCGGGGGCGCTCGGCTACCTCGCCAAGCGCAGCGCGCCCGATGCGCTGATCGCCGCGGTCAGGGCGGTGGCGCGCGGCGAGCGCTACATCGACGCCGGCACCGCGCAGGCGCTGGCCACCGCGCAGATCGAGGGCGAGGCCAACCCGGCCGACCTGCTCAGCGAACGCGAGTTCTCGGTCTTCCTCCAGCTCGCGCGCGGCATGACGGTGGCGCAGATCGCGGGCACGCTGAATCTCTCGCTGAGCACCGTCGGATCGCACCTCTACCGCATCAAGCAGAAGCTGGGCGCCGCGAACCAGGCGGAGCTGACGTGGGTGGCGCTGCGGTGGGGGTTGGTGCAGGTGTGA
- a CDS encoding ATP-binding protein encodes MTLRLRINLIVSLLALLSLAAMFGLQLRSMRESVHEEVVAANRVAAQLLNRTAWLYAAQGTPAMLAFLQGVGRVRSNDITLFDAEERVLYSSPVSPYKAGRDAPGWFAGLISPPPRQMSIAFPDGRLVIRANASRAVLDAWDDALLLVLSALLLLTVVNAGVFWLVGRATRPFGEIVDALNRLESGRFDVALGALPGTEAAAIGAAFNRMVGMLQQHIETERRAVRAESRLSESRELGRWVDQKIEQERRLIARELHDELGQSVTAMRSMALSIAQRMQSVDPQAEQAARLIADESARLYTAMHGMIPRLTPLVLDKFGLVAALEDLVERTRSSHSGVQIEWQLDLDLERARLDTDTALVLYRAAQEGITNALRHGEAKRIVLALEGAGDAVALTLTDDGRGILAPDAARETGTGHYGLRWLAERVDSLGGELRLEPALPRGARLTVRLPLRAAAATENP; translated from the coding sequence ATGACGCTGCGCCTGCGGATCAACCTGATCGTGAGCCTGCTCGCGCTGCTCTCGCTGGCCGCCATGTTCGGGCTGCAGCTGCGCAGCATGCGCGAATCGGTCCATGAAGAGGTCGTGGCCGCCAACCGCGTGGCCGCGCAATTGCTCAACCGCACGGCCTGGCTCTACGCCGCCCAGGGCACGCCCGCGATGCTGGCTTTTCTGCAGGGCGTGGGCCGCGTGCGCTCCAACGACATCACGCTGTTCGATGCCGAGGAGCGCGTGCTCTACAGCTCGCCCGTTTCGCCGTACAAGGCGGGCCGCGACGCGCCCGGCTGGTTCGCGGGGCTGATCTCTCCGCCGCCCAGGCAGATGTCGATCGCCTTTCCCGACGGCAGGCTGGTGATCCGCGCCAACGCCTCGCGCGCGGTGCTCGACGCCTGGGACGATGCGCTGCTGCTCGTGCTGAGCGCGCTGCTGCTGCTGACCGTCGTCAACGCGGGCGTGTTCTGGCTCGTGGGGCGCGCGACAAGGCCGTTCGGCGAGATCGTCGATGCGCTCAACCGGCTCGAGAGCGGGCGCTTCGACGTGGCGCTCGGCGCCCTGCCCGGCACCGAGGCCGCGGCCATCGGCGCGGCCTTCAACCGCATGGTCGGCATGCTGCAGCAGCACATCGAGACCGAGCGCCGCGCCGTGCGCGCCGAGAGCCGCCTCTCGGAAAGCCGCGAACTCGGCCGCTGGGTCGACCAGAAGATCGAGCAGGAGCGGCGCCTCATCGCGCGCGAACTGCACGACGAACTCGGCCAGTCGGTCACCGCGATGCGCAGCATGGCGCTGTCGATCGCGCAGCGCATGCAGTCGGTCGATCCGCAGGCCGAACAGGCGGCGCGGCTGATCGCCGACGAATCGGCGCGGCTCTACACCGCGATGCACGGCATGATCCCGCGCCTCACGCCGCTGGTGCTCGACAAGTTCGGACTCGTGGCCGCGCTCGAGGACCTGGTGGAGCGCACGCGCAGCAGCCATTCCGGGGTGCAGATCGAGTGGCAGCTCGATCTCGACCTCGAGCGTGCCCGGCTCGACACCGACACCGCCCTGGTGCTCTACCGCGCCGCGCAGGAAGGCATCACCAACGCGCTGCGGCACGGCGAGGCAAAGCGGATCGTGCTCGCACTCGAAGGCGCCGGAGATGCCGTCGCGCTCACGCTCACGGACGACGGTCGCGGCATCCTTGCCCCCGATGCCGCGAGGGAGACCGGCACCGGGCACTATGGCCTGCGCTGGCTCGCCGAGCGCGTCGACAGCCTGGGCGGCGAACTGCGCCTCGAACCCGCGCTGCCGCGCGGTGCACGGTTGACGGTACGTCTGCCGCTGCGCGCGGCTGCCGCCACGGAGAACCCATGA